A window of Aromatoleum bremense genomic DNA:
CGGCAGATCAAAGGGTTCGACGAAGGCTTCTGAAGCGCGGGCGCGTCACGCTCCGGTGTCGATCCGTCCGAGCGCCTCGGCGATCGCGTCCGCATCGGCGGGGCGAACCAGGCGGGCGACTTCCCTCCCCTGACTCAGAAAGATCAGCGTCGGCCACAGCTTCACGCCGAACGAGCGACCCAGCTTGCGCCCCTTGCCATCTTCGATCCTGATGTGGCGCACGCGCGGATGGCGGTCGAAGGCTGCGGCAATCGACGGTTGCGCAGCCTGGCAATATCCGCACCAGTTCGCACCGAACTCGACGACGGTGGGGGCCTGCAGCGCATCAATCTCGGCACGATCGGGGGCGGTCGCGGAATAGACGGTGTTCGTCGTCATGTTTTTTCCTCCCGGCAAAGTCTGGTGCCGGAAAGGTACATCAAAAAGCAGACCCGAAGGCTCGCAAAAAACCTTCGGGTCCGCCCGGGGCCGGTCGTTCCGCGGGGCCTCGCGTCGCACCAGTCCCCGGAAGTATCGGCTTTTAGAACGCCGTGCTCAGCGTCAGGCGCGCATTGAGAGGCGCTCCCGGGCTGATGTTATTGTCGCTGTGCGCGGTCGGGAAATATTCCTTGTCGAAGAGATTCTCGACGTTGAGCGCGACGCGCGTCTTGCCGCCGGTGAACGCGTAATACACCGCGCCGTCTACCCGCGTGAAGGACGGCAGTTTCACCGTGTTGGTGAATGACGTATAGCTCGAAGACTGATGCACGACGCCGAGGCCCACACCCCAGCCCTGCCCGATGTCGAAGCGGTTCCAGATCGACGCCATGCGCTCCGGCACGAGGCCGACCTTGCGGCCCTTCGGCGCGCTCGCGCTGGTCTTCGTGATCTCGGCATCGAGGTCCGCGTAGCCGGCGAACACTTGCCACCACGGCGTGACCTGGCCCTGCAGCGCGAGCTCGACGCCTTCGGTGCGCTGCTCGCCGGTCTGGACGAAGAAACCCGGGTTCAGCGGATCGGCGCTTCGCACGTCCTCGCGATCGAGGCGGAACACCGCGGCCGACAGCGTCAGTTCGGGCGCGAGGTCCCAGCGGGCGCCGACCTCGTAGTTGATCGCCTTTTCGGGGTCGAGGTCCGCGGTGTTGACCGCGAGGCTCAGCTGCTCGCCCGAAGGCAGGAACGCGTAGCTGTAGCTCGCGTAGTAGGTCTGCGTCGCCGTCGGCGTCCAGATCAGGCCGAAACGCGGGCTGACTTCCTCGTCGGTACTGGATGCATCGGCGTTCGCGATACGCTTGTCGTCGAAGTCGACCTCGAACTTGTCGTAGCGCAGCCCTGCGAGCACTTTCCACTGGTCGTTCAGCGCGATCTGGTCCTGCAGGTACGCGGCGAACGTTTTCGACGTCACGTTGTTGCTGGCGTCCGTGGCCGTCGGGTTGAAGCCCGTCGCCGCCGCGAACGGATCGCTCGCCGGCACCACCATCGGGTTGGCAGCGAAGGAGGCGCTCTGGCGCTTGTTGTCACTGTCCTGATGGCCCAGCTCGATGCCGGCGAGCAGCGTGTGCTGCAGGCTGCCGGTTGCGAACTTGGTCGTCAGATCAGTCTGGTTGAAGATGTTGGTGCGGTCGTTGGCGTTGTTGTAGCCGCTGAGGCGAAGGTTGCCGGAGCCGTCGATGGCGCTGCCGGCGAAGACGTTCTGGTAGAACTTGTTGTAGTAGGTCACCCGGAAGCTGTTCTTCAGCTGCACGCCGCCGAAGTCGTGTTCGAGGACCGCCGACAGCGC
This region includes:
- a CDS encoding thioredoxin family protein: MTTNTVYSATAPDRAEIDALQAPTVVEFGANWCGYCQAAQPSIAAAFDRHPRVRHIRIEDGKGRKLGRSFGVKLWPTLIFLSQGREVARLVRPADADAIAEALGRIDTGA
- a CDS encoding TonB-dependent receptor yields the protein MSFKIRMKPAAVAVFATLGGAHATVHAADAVLSPVLVQGEAERADGPVQGYRATRSATFTKTDTPLKEVPASITVVPESLIEDQAMRGMSDVLRYVPGATAAQGEGNRDQIVIRGNNTTADFFVNGIRDDAQTFRDLYNLERVEVLKGPGGMTFGRGGAGGVVNRVTKRPVFGRVADASLTVGSWDQLRGTIDVGNKVNDAAAWRLNAMAERADSFRDGVDLERYGVNPTITLTPGGNTALTLGYEHFHDRRTADRGVPSQNGEPFDDSRSRFFGNADQSESSVDVDALSAVLEHDFGGVQLKNSFRVTYYNKFYQNVFAGSAIDGSGNLRLSGYNNANDRTNIFNQTDLTTKFATGSLQHTLLAGIELGHQDSDNKRQSASFAANPMVVPASDPFAAATGFNPTATDASNNVTSKTFAAYLQDQIALNDQWKVLAGLRYDKFEVDFDDKRIANADASSTDEEVSPRFGLIWTPTATQTYYASYSYAFLPSGEQLSLAVNTADLDPEKAINYEVGARWDLAPELTLSAAVFRLDREDVRSADPLNPGFFVQTGEQRTEGVELALQGQVTPWWQVFAGYADLDAEITKTSASAPKGRKVGLVPERMASIWNRFDIGQGWGVGLGVVHQSSSYTSFTNTVKLPSFTRVDGAVYYAFTGGKTRVALNVENLFDKEYFPTAHSDNNISPGAPLNARLTLSTAF